Proteins encoded together in one Deinococcus hopiensis KR-140 window:
- a CDS encoding transglutaminaseTgpA domain-containing protein, whose translation MSQLSSPSSSFALRPTRLGLVFLGLILITLVGCINYALSLGYAVTFLLGGIWVVTAAQANRAGRAVSATLDPPPEAVAGAEAAFTGRVTSAGPAFPVIVRVRAEGQTVTAALQVPTGGSVTLPLPVSARVRGPLHLAGAEVAALDPLGLWEARRSLPAPEALTVFPASEVDAPPPLPRTVSGAGEGLRRTRGDEDFSGLRAYVPGDSPRQVSWRHAARTGQLLTRETDAPAGTVLALDWADTADLREYEARVSRLAAWVGAARRLGTPFALILPGVTLSAAAGEGQARAALAALALQPPLPAPPAPEKKSRPTQPLSAGPLRFTLFALAVALGPAALRQPIWVTLIVAALLGYTAVRTLRRLPAIPTLLLGLLAGVGIVGLNAGYGTLVGRDAGTAFLVLLVALKAAETRAVRDARLLALLGLFVTLTHFFFSQGPLAAAHAVLSVLLLLAALGVWTGGGEAGHPLRTSARLALQAAPLAALLFVLFPRPNGPLWQLPIQDRAQTGLADQVTAGDYANLAQNSSVAFRADFTGRLPKPNERYWRGPVYEGYDGVRWTQVRVGSPSPTADPFGPSLSYTLTLEPSGKPWLLALDLPTAVPPNAFVTNAFQAVTSRPATSRTRYNLQSRAARLGVQENTQRLQFDIQLPRGESPRALALAQAWRSLQPAARVEAGLRLLRAGNFRYTLSPPALPERNRIDAFLFGTRQGFCEHFASAFTFLMRAAGLPARMVGGYLGGEVNPDGGYLIVRQQDAHTWTEVWLPGQGWVRVDPTAEVAPARVNAGLGTALTQPRAAAPPPTTPLRRAALRFDALQTRWNTWVAGYDGSQQRALLTRAGIGQVGGTTYLTVAAVLLALALLPAFALARLRPRPADPASRALDDLTRRLRLPREPGETPSTYAARAALHAPEQAEAVLEAVRVYHEARYAEDGDGKALRELQGVVRRIRPKAKG comes from the coding sequence ATGAGCCAGCTGTCTTCTCCTTCCAGTTCCTTTGCCCTGCGGCCCACGCGGCTGGGGCTGGTGTTTCTGGGCCTGATCCTCATAACGCTCGTCGGGTGCATCAACTACGCCCTGAGCCTGGGCTACGCGGTGACGTTCCTGCTGGGAGGTATCTGGGTGGTCACGGCGGCACAGGCCAACCGGGCAGGGCGGGCCGTGTCGGCCACGCTGGACCCGCCGCCCGAGGCGGTGGCGGGCGCTGAAGCGGCCTTCACGGGCCGGGTGACCAGTGCGGGGCCGGCCTTTCCCGTGATTGTGCGCGTGCGTGCGGAGGGGCAAACGGTGACGGCGGCCCTCCAGGTGCCCACCGGGGGCAGCGTGACGCTTCCGCTGCCCGTGTCCGCACGAGTGCGGGGGCCGCTGCACCTCGCCGGAGCGGAGGTGGCGGCCCTCGACCCGCTGGGGCTGTGGGAAGCTCGCCGGTCCCTGCCTGCACCAGAAGCGCTGACCGTGTTCCCCGCTTCCGAGGTGGACGCGCCGCCCCCCCTTCCCCGCACGGTGTCCGGCGCGGGCGAGGGGCTGCGGCGCACGCGCGGTGACGAGGACTTCAGTGGGCTGCGCGCCTACGTCCCCGGCGACTCGCCCCGGCAGGTGTCGTGGCGGCACGCGGCGCGGACCGGGCAATTGCTCACCCGCGAGACCGACGCGCCCGCTGGGACGGTGCTGGCCCTCGACTGGGCCGACACCGCCGATCTGCGCGAGTACGAGGCGCGCGTGTCCCGGCTGGCCGCGTGGGTGGGCGCGGCGCGGCGTCTGGGTACGCCTTTTGCGCTCATCCTGCCCGGCGTCACGCTGTCCGCCGCCGCCGGGGAAGGGCAGGCCCGCGCGGCGCTGGCAGCCCTCGCGCTGCAGCCGCCGCTGCCAGCGCCGCCAGCGCCTGAGAAAAAATCACGGCCCACGCAGCCCCTGTCCGCCGGGCCGCTCCGGTTCACGCTGTTCGCCCTAGCGGTGGCGCTCGGACCCGCCGCCCTGCGCCAGCCCATCTGGGTCACGCTCATCGTCGCGGCGCTGCTGGGGTATACGGCCGTCCGGACCCTGCGGCGGCTGCCCGCCATTCCCACGCTGCTGCTGGGGCTGCTCGCCGGAGTGGGGATCGTGGGGCTCAACGCCGGTTACGGCACGCTGGTGGGGCGCGACGCGGGGACAGCCTTTCTCGTGCTGCTGGTGGCCCTCAAAGCCGCCGAGACGCGCGCGGTCCGCGACGCCCGTCTGCTCGCCCTGCTGGGGCTGTTCGTAACCCTGACGCATTTCTTCTTCAGCCAGGGCCCTCTCGCCGCCGCCCACGCGGTGCTCAGCGTGCTGCTCCTGCTCGCCGCGCTCGGGGTGTGGACGGGGGGAGGGGAGGCGGGCCATCCCCTGCGGACCTCGGCCCGGCTGGCCCTGCAGGCCGCGCCCCTCGCCGCCCTGCTGTTCGTGCTGTTTCCCCGGCCCAACGGCCCGCTGTGGCAGTTGCCCATTCAGGACCGTGCCCAGACGGGCCTGGCCGATCAGGTCACGGCGGGCGACTACGCCAACCTCGCCCAGAACAGTTCGGTGGCGTTTCGGGCTGACTTCACTGGCCGCCTGCCAAAGCCCAACGAGCGCTACTGGCGCGGTCCGGTGTACGAGGGTTACGACGGGGTGCGCTGGACCCAGGTGCGGGTGGGCAGCCCCTCGCCCACCGCCGATCCTTTCGGCCCCAGCCTGTCCTATACCCTCACGCTGGAGCCCAGCGGCAAGCCCTGGCTGCTCGCGCTGGACCTGCCCACGGCAGTACCGCCGAACGCCTTCGTCACGAACGCTTTTCAGGCAGTCACTTCCCGGCCGGCCACTTCGCGCACCCGCTACAACCTTCAAAGCCGTGCGGCGCGGCTGGGCGTGCAGGAAAACACCCAACGCCTGCAATTTGACATCCAGCTTCCGCGTGGTGAGAGCCCGCGCGCCCTGGCGCTGGCCCAGGCGTGGCGTTCCCTTCAGCCTGCCGCGCGGGTGGAGGCAGGGCTGAGGCTGTTGCGCGCCGGGAACTTCCGCTACACCCTCTCGCCGCCCGCACTGCCCGAGCGAAACCGCATCGACGCCTTTTTGTTCGGCACCCGTCAGGGCTTTTGCGAACACTTCGCCTCGGCCTTCACGTTCCTGATGCGCGCTGCGGGCCTGCCCGCCCGGATGGTGGGTGGCTACCTGGGCGGTGAGGTCAATCCGGACGGCGGTTACCTGATCGTGCGGCAGCAGGACGCGCACACCTGGACGGAGGTCTGGCTGCCGGGGCAGGGGTGGGTGCGGGTGGACCCCACGGCGGAGGTGGCCCCCGCCCGCGTGAACGCTGGCCTGGGCACCGCGCTGACGCAGCCGCGCGCCGCCGCGCCGCCGCCCACCACACCTCTGCGCCGCGCCGCGCTGCGCTTCGACGCCCTGCAGACCCGCTGGAACACCTGGGTGGCGGGGTACGACGGCTCGCAACAGCGCGCCCTGCTGACCCGCGCCGGCATCGGCCAGGTGGGAGGCACGACTTACCTGACTGTGGCCGCGGTCCTGCTCGCGCTCGCGCTGCTCCCCGCCTTCGCCCTGGCCCGCCTGCGCCCCCGGCCTGCAGACCCGGCCTCGCGCGCCCTGGATGACCTCACCCGCCGCCTGCGCCTGCCCCGCGAACCCGGTGAGACGCCCAGCACCTACGCCGCCCGCGCCGCCCTTCATGCCCCCGAGCAGGCCGAAGCCGTCCTCGAGGCTGTGCGCGTCTACCACGAGGCCCGCTATGCGGAAGACGGGGATGGAAAAGCCCTGCGAGAGCTGCAGGGGGTCGTGCGCCGCATCAGGCCAAAGGCCAAAGGTTAG
- a CDS encoding AAA family ATPase has protein sequence MTRASSSGPPSSGPPRSVETVGPVLRALEQLDRVLLGKPGQVRLAVACLLARGHLLIEDQPGVGKTTLAHALARTLGLSFRRVQFTADLLPADLLGVSVWDAREAAFRYHPGPIFSEVLLADEINRATPKTQGALLEAMEERTVSEGGVTRPLPEPFFVIATQNPAAFVGTSPLPEAQLDRFLLTVTLGYPDPRAERTLLETGGRGQVVRDLPPVLDVPALLAAQRDVDGVHAAPPLLDYLQLLARATREHPALSVGLSPRALLALLAAARAWAYLAGRRMVLPEDVQAVFAPLAVHRLPTRDPAVRTGDVLARILTDTPIP, from the coding sequence ATGACACGCGCTTCCTCCTCAGGCCCGCCCTCCTCAGGCCCGCCCCGTTCGGTGGAGACGGTGGGTCCGGTCCTGCGCGCCCTGGAACAGCTGGACCGGGTCCTGCTGGGCAAACCCGGGCAGGTCCGGCTGGCGGTGGCCTGCCTGCTGGCGCGCGGGCACCTGCTTATCGAGGACCAGCCGGGCGTGGGCAAGACCACCCTCGCGCACGCGCTGGCCCGCACGCTGGGGCTGTCGTTCCGGCGGGTGCAGTTCACGGCGGACCTGCTGCCCGCCGACCTGCTGGGCGTCAGCGTGTGGGACGCCCGCGAGGCCGCTTTCCGCTATCACCCTGGTCCGATCTTTTCCGAGGTGCTGCTCGCCGACGAGATCAACCGCGCCACCCCCAAGACCCAGGGCGCGCTGCTGGAGGCGATGGAGGAGCGCACCGTCTCCGAGGGCGGCGTGACCCGGCCCCTGCCGGAGCCATTTTTCGTGATCGCCACCCAGAACCCCGCCGCCTTCGTGGGCACCTCGCCGTTGCCTGAAGCGCAGCTCGACCGCTTTCTGCTTACGGTGACGCTGGGCTACCCCGATCCACGCGCCGAGCGCACCCTGTTGGAAACGGGCGGGCGGGGTCAGGTGGTCCGTGACCTGCCCCCCGTGCTGGACGTGCCCGCCCTCCTCGCCGCGCAGCGGGACGTGGATGGCGTTCACGCCGCGCCCCCGCTGCTCGATTACCTGCAGCTGCTCGCCCGCGCCACCCGCGAGCATCCGGCGCTTTCGGTGGGACTGAGCCCCCGGGCGCTGCTGGCGCTGCTGGCCGCCGCCCGCGCCTGGGCCTACCTGGCAGGCCGGCGCATGGTGCTGCCCGAGGACGTCCAGGCGGTCTTCGCGCCGCTCGCCGTTCACCGCCTGCCCACCCGCGATCCAGCGGTGCGGACGGGAGACGTGCTGGCGCGAATTCTGACGGACACGCCGATTCCGTAG
- a CDS encoding VOC family protein produces MAAIPHILGLDHVAIATPNLEAGSAPYLALGLTPEGPDEEVGGQGVCVRAFVVGETLIELLAPTREDSPIATFLQKRGPGLHHTAYRVADLDAEISRLQALGARFLSNSPSPGRSGTRVAFLHPRWGEGTLIELVEHPAGRVGHG; encoded by the coding sequence ATGGCCGCCATCCCCCACATCCTTGGCCTCGATCACGTCGCCATCGCCACCCCGAACCTGGAGGCTGGGTCCGCCCCCTACCTCGCGCTGGGCCTGACCCCCGAGGGCCCCGACGAGGAGGTGGGCGGTCAGGGCGTCTGCGTGCGGGCCTTCGTGGTGGGCGAGACCCTGATCGAGCTGCTGGCTCCCACCCGCGAGGACAGCCCCATCGCCACCTTCTTGCAAAAACGCGGTCCCGGCCTGCACCATACCGCCTACCGCGTGGCGGACCTGGACGCCGAGATAAGCCGGTTGCAGGCCCTGGGGGCGCGGTTTCTCTCCAACTCGCCTTCCCCCGGGCGCTCGGGCACCCGCGTCGCCTTCCTGCATCCCAGGTGGGGTGAGGGCACCCTGATCGAACTCGTGGAGCATCCGGCTGGGCGTGTGGGCCACGGCTGA